The genomic interval GTGCATTGAGCCTGGCATTCGTGTTTGCTCGTTTGGCAACCAAAAACCCTCAAGAGGGTGGCCCTATTGCGTATGCAGGTGAGGTGTCACCGGTGTTTGGTTTCCAAACGGGCGTGCTTTACTACCACGCGAACTGGATTGGTAACTTAGCCATTGCCATTACCGGTGTTTCTTACTTATCGGTTTTCTTCCCAGTACTGAATGACCCGATTCCAGCAGGCCTTGCGACCATCGCTTCTGTTTGGGTGTTCACGCTGGTTAACTTACTTGGTGGTAGCTGGGTAAGCCGACTCTGTACTGTTGGTTTGGTGCTGATTTTGGTGCCTGTATTAGGTACAGCGCTATTTGGTTGGACGCACTTCGACAGCGCAATTTACAGCCAGAACTGGAACGTTTCTGCAGGTAGCGATGGCCATGCGATCATCACCGCGGTACTTATCTGTCTTTGGTCTTTCGTGGGTGTGGAATCTGCGGCGGTATCATCAGGCATGGTTGAGAACCCAAAACGCACGGTACCACTTGCGACCATGCTAGGTACTGCGATTGCCGGTGTGATTTACGTGCTTTCTACTCAAATGATCAGCGGTATGTTCCCAGCTTCTGAAGTGGCTGCATCCGGTGCACCATTTGCGTTGGCGACCACTGAACTGTTCGGTAGCTGGACAGCGCCATTTGTCTCTGCGTTTACTGCGTTGGCGTGTTTCACCTCTCTTGGTTCTTGGATGATGTTGGTGAGCGAAGCGGGTAAACGTGCCGCAAACGACGGCAACTTCCCTAAAGTGTTTGGTGAAACCGACAAAAACGGCGTGCCTAAGAAAGGTTTGGTTATCGCCTCTAGCATGATGACGATGTTGATGTTGGTGCTGATGTTCTTCAGTTCAGAAACGGCTCACGCTTCAGATATGTTTAACCAATTAACCACTGACGCAGTACTACTCACTATGCTGCCTTACTTCTACTCAAGCATTAACTTGATTCGCTTCGAAGGTATGACAACTCGCAATACATTCGTGATGTTGTTCTCGGGCATTGCCAGCTTGTTCTGTATGGTTGCCCTAGCCGGTGCAGAGGGTTCAACCCTCACCGCAACCTTCATCATGTCTCTCATCATCTTGATGTTCTACAGCAAGAAAACAGGCTTGGCCCAATACATGGCTGCCCATCCTGAAGAAGCTTCGGCTCAACACTGATTGATTCCGCTGGCGGACTGCCACGCCAGCGCTTCCTAATTTCATCACGGCGCTCGTCTTACTCACTGTGAACCATCACAGAGAGCGCCCTTTTTCGTCTTGGAGATGTCCAAATGAATATTTTCGCTATCTTGAACCACATGGGTGTGTTCTTTAAAGAAGAGCCAGTTCGCCAATTGCACGCAGCACTTGAAAAAGCCGGTTATGAAGTTGTTTATCCAGTGGATGACAAAGATTTGATCAAGATGATCGAAATGAACCCACGCATTTGTGGTGTGCTGTTTGACTGGGATAAATACTCGCTTGAGCTTTGTGAGCGTATTAGCCAAATCAACGAAAAACTGCCAGTACACGCGTTTGCTAACGAGCAATCAACGCTGGATATTTCGCTGACCGATCTACGCCTAAACGTGCATTTCTTTGAATACGCGTTGGGCATGGCAGATGACATCGCCATCAAGATCAACCAAGCAACACAAGAATACAAAGACGCGATTACACCGCCATTCACCAAAGCGCTGTTTAAATATGTGGAAGAAGGCAAATACACCTTCTGTACTCCAGGTCATATGGGTGGTACTGCTTTCCAGAAAAGCCCAGTCGGCAGTATTTTCTACGATTTCTACGGTCCAAATACTTTCAAAGCGGACGTGTCGATTTCGATGCCAGAGCTAGGCTCACTGCTTGACCATTCAGGTCCACATAAAGAAGCGGAAGAGTACATTGCGCGTACGTTCAACGCAGACGCATCGTACATCGTGACGAACGGTACTTCGACATCAAACAAAATTGTCGGCATGTTCTCAGCGCCTGCGGGCAGCACGGTACTGGTTGACCGTAACTGTCATAAGTCGTTGACTCACTTAATGATGATGACGGACGTGACACCCATTTACTTCCGCCCAACCCGTAACGCTTACGGCATTCTTGGTGGTATTCCACAAAGTGAATTCAGCCGTGAAGTGATCGCAGAAAAAGTGGCTAAAACACCAGGTGCGAGCGCGCCAAGCTACGCGGTGATTACCAACTCAACTTACGATGGTTTGCTGTACAACACACAATTCATCAAAGAGTCTCTCGACTGTAAACACATCCACTTCGACAGTGCGTGGGTGCCTTACACTAACTTCAACCGTATTTACGAAGGCAAATGCGGCATGAGTGGCGAAGCGATGCCAGGCAAAGTGTTCTACGAAACACAGTCCACTCACAAACTGTTGGCAGCGTTCTCTCAAGCGTCAATGATTCATGTAAAAGGTGAGTTTGACCGTGAGTCGTTCAACGAAGCCTTTATGATGCACACTTCCACCTCGCCTCAATATGGCATTGTGGCATCAACAGAAACCGCGGCAGCAATGATGCGTGGCAACACGGGTCGTAAGTTGATGCAAGATTCGATTGACCGTGCGATTCGTTTCCGTAAAGAGATCAAACGCTTAAAAGGTGAAAGTGACGGTTGGTTCTTCGATGTGTGGCAACCAGAGAACATTGAGACAACCGAATGTTGGAAGCTTGACCCTAACCAAGATTGGCACGGCTTCAAGAACATGGACGATGACCACATGTATCTTGACCCAATCAAAATCACCTTGCTCACTCCTGGAATGAGCAAAGATGGTGAGTTGGAAACCAGTGGTATTCCTGCTTCATTGGTGGCCAAGTACCTTGATGAACGTGGCATTGTGGTAGAGAAAACAGGCCCTTACAACCTGTTGTTCTTGTTCTCAATTGGTATCGACAAATCAAAAGCAATGCAATTGCTACGTGGTTTGACTGAGTTCAAACGTGGTTACGATCTAAACCTAACGATTCGCACTATGTTGCCTGCGCTGTACCGTGAAGATCCAGCGTTCTACGAAGGCATGCGTATTCAAGAGCTGGCACAAGGTATTCACGATCTGACTCGTAAGTACCGTCTACCAGAGTTGATGTACAAAGCATTCGATGTGCTACCAGAGATGAAAGTCACACCACACGCGGCTTGGCAACAAGAGCTTCGTGGTCAAACTGAAGAGATCTTGCTGAACGATATGGTGGGCCGCGTGAGTGCCAACATGATTCTTCCTTACCCTCCAGGTGTGCCTCTAGTACTACCAGGTGAAGTGGTGACAGAAAGTTCTCGTCCAGTACTGGATTTCTTGGAAATGTTGTGTGAAATCGGCGCGCATTACCCAGGCTTCGAGACCGACATCCACGGCCTATACCGCCAGAAAGATGGCCGCTACACCGTAAAAGTACTGAAAGACTGATTTACCTGAAATCAGGCCAATGATTTAACGCAACGTGACTACCCCAATAGACGCGTGACCCAAAAGAGAGCCAAACAAACGGCTCTCTTTTTTTGTCTCCAACCGTTAGCGTTCGCTTTTCTCTTAAGCCCCGGCCTAGAGGTTTGTCTGTCGATGTCTATGCACTTAAGAACTGTATGGTGCCGCGCTGGGTGTTCTTCGCGTTGAAGAGCGCTTTGTCGGCTTTGGAAATGAACTGTTCAAGATCTTGGCACTGCTCGCTGAGCGAAGGGTAAAACTGAACGCCAATGGTCACGGTGAGAACATTGGCCACTTGTGATTGTGGATTGGGAATCGCTAACCGAGCAACCGCCGATTGCAGTTCGTTCGCTTTCTGTTCACATGCTTGCTTTGAGATATCTTGAATAAAAATCAGGAACTCATCGCCGCCATAACGAAAGCCGATACCTTGCTCGCCACTCCACTGCTTGAGCGTCATGGCAACCATTCTCAACGCTTTGTCACCGGTTAAATGGCCAAAGGTATCATTGAGATCTTTAAAGCAATCAATATCGACCATAAACAGCGCGGCACTGTGGCCAGATTGGGCAGCCTTGGAGAGCGCATGGGGGAGATGAATCTCTAGCGCGTAACGATTGAAGAGTTGGGTAAGATGGTCAAGGCAGGAAAGTCGTTCCAACTCCAGTTGTTGAGACTCTAATCGCCGCAGCGCCATTTTGTATTCAGTGATGTTACGCACGGTCCAAAGCACTTTTTTCTCGCCCATTAGAGGAATGACGAATGCGCTGAAAAATTGCAACTCAGTAGGGCCGTCGACTCCTTCAAAGCAACCAAGATCTTTAGGATGCAGCTCATACTCCAACTCTTGAGGTCTTTGCGTTTGGATGACCTGTTGAATCACATCGGAAAACCATATGGCTTTTTCTCGCGGTAACACTTGGTATTGATTCAAACCGATAAGGTTGGCTGGGTCATGGTGTCGCTTACTATCGGTACCGCCCCATGCTTCGATATAGTAACCCTCGGCATCAATCAAAAAAGTAGGTTCAGGTAGCGCTTCAAAAATGTGATGTACAACCGATGGGTTGTTGGCGATAACTCGAGAAAAAATAGATTGTTCTACCATGCAGACGACTCCTACCATTTGATTAACATATAGCTCAATAGTGAATATTTAGGGTAGGTGGGAGTGCATTTCTTTGTCTTACTTTTGCTACAAGTGACGAGAATCGCTTGATAGGCAGGGGCAATACATAAAATTGCCGATTCCTATTTAGTAAAAACAAGAAATTAGACGACACTTAAAGAAAGGGCAAAATGACACCGCAAAGGAGCACGCGATGAATTCACTCAAAGTAAAAGATTACATGACCCTACAAGCCGTCACCTTCACCGTTGACATGTCTTTAAGTGCTGCATTGAACAAAGTCATGAAAAGCGTGGTCATGGGTGGTCCGGTGATCAATGAAAAAGAAGAAGTGATAGGTTTCCTTTCAGAGCAAGACTTGCTGGATAAACTGGTGAAAGCCAGTTATCACTGCCAAGATTCGTACACCGTTGGTGAGTGCATGCACAATGATGTGTTATCGGTTTCATCTGACATGTCGATCATCGAACTGGCCGACATGATGAAAGTTGGCAAACCGAAGATGTATCCGGTGGTCGACAACAAAAAATTGGTAGGGGTGATCACTCGTCGCGACGTGTTAAAAGCGATTGGTCAAAGTCTCGATGATTGCTTCAAGCATCCGGTTTAACCTTCATCTTAACCTTCCTCCTGACGCTGAGCCCTCTAACGAGGGCTTACTTTTATAGCCGATTCCTTGCGGAGTGAAATAACGCTTGACCTTGGAGCTGACTCTAAGGTTTATGCTTACGCTGTACTCACCAATAAGGAAAATGTTATGTGCTCAAAACATACTGCTTGTCAGTCAAATAAAATCATGACCAAACCGGCTGCTGTATCGTGCTGCAGCCCGAGTTTAGCGGCTAGCAAAATGACCGCGATTTCATCGGTATCAGACAGTTGCTGCAGCTCAGATGCGTGCCCAAGCTCGGAGCCGAATGAAGAGAGTGAACGGCGAGAGGCGACCTTAACTCAAAGCGCGTCGGAGCGACAAAGCTGGCTCATCTCTGGTATGGATTGCCCGTCTTGTGCTCAAAAATTAGAAAAAGCCGTCTTGGGTGTGGCCGGAGTTCAACAGGCGAAAGTGTTGTTTGCTACCGAGAAGCTAGTGGTGGATTTCGCCTCTGCATCATTGTTGACAGAGATTGAACAAGTCGCGGCCAAAACAGGCTTTCCAATCACGCTTGTTGGCTCATCGGCAGCGAAAGCAACTGCGGCGCCGAAACCTCAAGGTTGGCTCGGTTTTGTTTACGCCAACTGGCACATTTTAGCCATTGCCTTATCTATGGCTATCGCTGCTCTATTGGCGACGGTTTCCGAGCCATTAAGTAATGGTCTATTTGTTCTAACCTGTTTAGCGGGTTTATACCCAGTGGCGAAAAAAGCCGTGCGCCTTGCGCGCAGCGGAACCCCTTTCGCCATTGAGACGCTAATGAGCGTTGCGGCCATTGGTGCGCTTTATCTTGGTGAAAGCGTGGAAGCGGCCATGGTTTTATTGCTGTTTTTAATTGGTGAGAAATTGGAAGCGTACGCCGCCTCAAGAGCAAGAAGTGGCGTTCAAGCGTTGATGGCCTTAGTGCCGGAAAACAGCATTAAAATTGTCGATGGTCAACGAGTGGAAGTGGCGGCAAGTGAGTTGATGCTAGGCGATGTGGTTGAAATTGCGCCCGGTTCTCGCTTGCCTGCGGACGGCTTACTCCTTACCCCAACGGCCAGTTTTGATGAAAGTGCGTTGACGGGAGAATCGGTACCCGCAGAGCATACCTCTGGCGCGAAGCTGATGGCGGGCGTGGTGGCAGTGGATAAAGTCGTTCGTATCGAAGTTACCTCAAAACAAGGTGAAAATGCGATCGATCGTATTTTGCATCTCATCGAAGAAGCGGAGTCGCGCAAAGCACCACTAGAGCGTTTCTTAGACAAATTCAGCCGCTGGTACACACCATTAATGATGTTGGTGTCGCTGGCCGTGATCGTCGTACCGCCAATGTTTTTCGCTCAGCCTTGGGAAACGTGGGTGTATCGCGGTTTGGCTTTGCTACTGATTGCTTGTCCTTGTGCTTTGGTGATCTCAACGCCGGCGGCAATTACTTCTGGTCTTGCTGCGGCAGCCAAACGTGGCGCCTTGATCAAAGGTGGCGCGGCGTTAGAACAGCTTGGTAAAGTCGAAGCGGTTGCCTTTGATAAAACCGGCACACTCACACAAGGCAAACCGCAAGTGACAGATGTGGTGTCGTTCCTCCATGACGATGAAACCTTGTTGAGTTTGAGCGCTGCGGTGGA from Vibrio vulnificus NBRC 15645 = ATCC 27562 carries:
- the cadB gene encoding cadaverine/lysine antiporter: MSSNAKKIGLIACTGVVAGNMMGSGIALLPSTLASVGSISIFSWAICIVGALSLAFVFARLATKNPQEGGPIAYAGEVSPVFGFQTGVLYYHANWIGNLAIAITGVSYLSVFFPVLNDPIPAGLATIASVWVFTLVNLLGGSWVSRLCTVGLVLILVPVLGTALFGWTHFDSAIYSQNWNVSAGSDGHAIITAVLICLWSFVGVESAAVSSGMVENPKRTVPLATMLGTAIAGVIYVLSTQMISGMFPASEVAASGAPFALATTELFGSWTAPFVSAFTALACFTSLGSWMMLVSEAGKRAANDGNFPKVFGETDKNGVPKKGLVIASSMMTMLMLVLMFFSSETAHASDMFNQLTTDAVLLTMLPYFYSSINLIRFEGMTTRNTFVMLFSGIASLFCMVALAGAEGSTLTATFIMSLIILMFYSKKTGLAQYMAAHPEEASAQH
- a CDS encoding lysine decarboxylase CadA; this encodes MNIFAILNHMGVFFKEEPVRQLHAALEKAGYEVVYPVDDKDLIKMIEMNPRICGVLFDWDKYSLELCERISQINEKLPVHAFANEQSTLDISLTDLRLNVHFFEYALGMADDIAIKINQATQEYKDAITPPFTKALFKYVEEGKYTFCTPGHMGGTAFQKSPVGSIFYDFYGPNTFKADVSISMPELGSLLDHSGPHKEAEEYIARTFNADASYIVTNGTSTSNKIVGMFSAPAGSTVLVDRNCHKSLTHLMMMTDVTPIYFRPTRNAYGILGGIPQSEFSREVIAEKVAKTPGASAPSYAVITNSTYDGLLYNTQFIKESLDCKHIHFDSAWVPYTNFNRIYEGKCGMSGEAMPGKVFYETQSTHKLLAAFSQASMIHVKGEFDRESFNEAFMMHTSTSPQYGIVASTETAAAMMRGNTGRKLMQDSIDRAIRFRKEIKRLKGESDGWFFDVWQPENIETTECWKLDPNQDWHGFKNMDDDHMYLDPIKITLLTPGMSKDGELETSGIPASLVAKYLDERGIVVEKTGPYNLLFLFSIGIDKSKAMQLLRGLTEFKRGYDLNLTIRTMLPALYREDPAFYEGMRIQELAQGIHDLTRKYRLPELMYKAFDVLPEMKVTPHAAWQQELRGQTEEILLNDMVGRVSANMILPYPPGVPLVLPGEVVTESSRPVLDFLEMLCEIGAHYPGFETDIHGLYRQKDGRYTVKVLKD
- a CDS encoding sensor domain-containing diguanylate cyclase — its product is MVGVVCMVEQSIFSRVIANNPSVVHHIFEALPEPTFLIDAEGYYIEAWGGTDSKRHHDPANLIGLNQYQVLPREKAIWFSDVIQQVIQTQRPQELEYELHPKDLGCFEGVDGPTELQFFSAFVIPLMGEKKVLWTVRNITEYKMALRRLESQQLELERLSCLDHLTQLFNRYALEIHLPHALSKAAQSGHSAALFMVDIDCFKDLNDTFGHLTGDKALRMVAMTLKQWSGEQGIGFRYGGDEFLIFIQDISKQACEQKANELQSAVARLAIPNPQSQVANVLTVTIGVQFYPSLSEQCQDLEQFISKADKALFNAKNTQRGTIQFLSA
- a CDS encoding CBS domain-containing protein, with amino-acid sequence MNSLKVKDYMTLQAVTFTVDMSLSAALNKVMKSVVMGGPVINEKEEVIGFLSEQDLLDKLVKASYHCQDSYTVGECMHNDVLSVSSDMSIIELADMMKVGKPKMYPVVDNKKLVGVITRRDVLKAIGQSLDDCFKHPV
- a CDS encoding zinc/cadmium/mercury/lead-transporting ATPase; amino-acid sequence: MCSKHTACQSNKIMTKPAAVSCCSPSLAASKMTAISSVSDSCCSSDACPSSEPNEESERREATLTQSASERQSWLISGMDCPSCAQKLEKAVLGVAGVQQAKVLFATEKLVVDFASASLLTEIEQVAAKTGFPITLVGSSAAKATAAPKPQGWLGFVYANWHILAIALSMAIAALLATVSEPLSNGLFVLTCLAGLYPVAKKAVRLARSGTPFAIETLMSVAAIGALYLGESVEAAMVLLLFLIGEKLEAYAASRARSGVQALMALVPENSIKIVDGQRVEVAASELMLGDVVEIAPGSRLPADGLLLTPTASFDESALTGESVPAEHTSGAKLMAGVVAVDKVVRIEVTSKQGENAIDRILHLIEEAESRKAPLERFLDKFSRWYTPLMMLVSLAVIVVPPMFFAQPWETWVYRGLALLLIACPCALVISTPAAITSGLAAAAKRGALIKGGAALEQLGKVEAVAFDKTGTLTQGKPQVTDVVSFLHDDETLLSLSAAVEVGSSHPLAIALINHTESLGYTIPEATDKMAQVGAGVSGFVDGKSVELVAPSRAQFPLSLQLEREFVRLEGQGKTVVIVRHDSEAIGLIAWQDTLRKDAAQAVVALGKLGVSAVMLTGDNPRSAQAIAQQIGIDYQASLLPADKVHYVEQFAAGKTVAMVGDGINDAPAMKAASIGIAMGGGTDVALETADAALTHNRLVELPSMIELSRATMSIIRQNVALSLGLKGVFLITSLLGITGLWVAVLADSGATALVTLNALRLLRFRSSNE